The Polyangium mundeleinium genome contains the following window.
TCACCGAGGGAGAAGCGGAGGAGACCGGGGCGCGTGGGGCGCAGGACGAACACGACGAGGCCCCCGCCTCGACGCGCGGGAACGTGATGGCGCTTCGATCTGCGTGAATTTCGACCAACGAGGGTTCGGGCACGAAATGCTCGATGTGACCGCGCTCGAAGAGGGACGCCGAGAGGAAGAGGCGGCGCGGGGCGGCGGAGCTCTGCGCGCGCGGGCGGATCTCGAAGCGAGTCGCGCCGTCCACGCGGGTGAAACGCTCGTACCGGACGAAAAACCCGGATGCGTCGCCGGCGGTGGCGTGGCTCAACGGACCTTCCCCGAAGAGACCGAGCGCGGCGAGCAGCACGAACAGGAAGAGCACGGCCCTGCCGACGCGACGGACGCGCATGCTCGTGCGCTCGAATGCGAGGTCCTCGCTCGTTTCGAGATCGCCCGTCCGCTTGATTTCGACCACGACTCCCCCTGCGGCTGAACCTTGGACCCGGACGCGCGCGCGTCAGTCGTGTGGTTTGTCCGGGGGGGTCCTCGACGTACGCCGGCGCGGGAATGCGGCGCGGGCTTCGTGCGTTCGTCGCGGATCATGCAACGTTTGACGCTCCTCTCCGCCGCTGTCCTCCTCAGTGCTTGCGCTGCGCCGCCCCGCGCGCTCGACGTGACGCGCCTCGAACGGGACGTCGCCGCGGCCGAAGCGCGTTCGGGGGGCCGGCTCGGCGTCGCCGTGGTCGAGCCGAGCTCGGGGCAGCGCTGGGTGCATCACGCCGGCGAGCGATTTCCTCTGCAAAGCACGTTCAAGGCGCCGCTCGCCGCGGCGGTGCTCGCGCGCGTGGACGCGGGCGCGCTCTCGCTCGACAAGAAGATCGAGGTGCGTCGCGACGAACTGAGCGTCTGCTGGAGCCCGCTCGCGGAGGCGTTTCAGGGCGAAGCGCAATCGTTCTCGGTGCTCGACCTTCTCACGCAATCCGTGGCCGTGAGCGACAATACGGCCGCGGACGTCCTCATGCACGAGATCGGCGGCCCCGAGAGCGTCAATGCCCTGCTCGCCCGATCGGGCGTGACCGCGATGCACGTCGATCGCTACGAGCGGGACTTGCAGCTCCAGTTCCACGGGCTCGCCGCGTACGAGCCAGCCATGTCCACCTGCAAGGGGATGGACGCCGCGGTCGAGCGGTTGCCGAAGGACGAACACGTGCGCGCCTTCGACGCCTATCTGCGAGATCCCCGTGATACGACCACGCCCGAGGCCGCCGCGGATTTCCTTCTGAAGCTCGAGCGCGGGGAGATGCTCACGCCGGCCTCGACGCGCGTCCTGCTCGACATCATGCACGGCACGAAAACCGGTCCTCGCCGGCTTCGCGCCGGTCTGCCGCCGGACGCGCGTTTGGCGCATAAAACCGGGTCGTCTGACGATACCGAGGGACGTAATGGCGCGACGAACGACATCGGGATCGCCACGCTGCCGGACGGGCGAAAGCTCGTGATCGTGGCCCTCTTGACGGATTCGAGCGCGCCGCAGGAGACGCGCGAGGCGGCCCTGGCCGACGTCGCGCGGGCCGCCGTGGGGGCCATGGCGAGCCCACGATGAGGCGGTCCTGCTCGGGCCCAACGTCCGTCGCTCCAGGAAGTACGATTTCGTACGATGTTCGTTTGAGTGCATATATGTCTGGTACGAAGGCGCGGACGCTTCGTGGCCCTCGTGCTAGACTCGGCCGCACTCCAGGCGAACTGCTGCGAAATGGATCCATCTCCGGAAAAACCAGGCGTTTCCGCCACACGGACGCCCCTCCCGTCGCAGCGCGCGCAGGGCCTGCTCTCCGCGCTCCTCGTCGACGCCTCGCCCATCGACCTTCGCCTCGTCGGCCGCACCTTGCTCCACGCGGCGCTCGTTGGGGTCGGGGCGGGCGTCGTCGCGGTCGTGTTTTTCGCGGCGATCGAGCTTTTGGATCGATTCTTTCTCTCGGGCCTCGCCGGCTACCGTGCGCTCCGCGCCGCGGGGGAGTCCTTTTTGGGCGAGCACGGCATGGGGGCCTTTCGTCCCTGGCTCCTCATGATACTGCCCGCGCTCGGCGGCCTCGCGAGCGGCCTGCTCACGCGCCTCGCGCCCGAATGCCGCGGCGGCGGCGGCGACGCGATGATCGAGGCCTTCCATCGCCACGGCGGGATCATCCGGCGGCGCGTCGTATGGGTGAAGGCGCTAGCCTCCGCGCTCACGCTCGGGACCGGCGGCGCGGGTGGGCGCGAGGGGCCCACGATGCAGATCGGCGCGGCCTTCGGCTCGTTCGTCGCGGGGACCTTGAAGGTCTCCGCGCGCGAGCGGCGGCTCCTCATGATCGCGGGCGTCGCGGCCGGCATGAGCGCGATCTTCCGGACCCCGCTCGGCGCAGCCCTGCTCGCCACCGAGGTCCTTTATCGCGACGACGTGGAGAGCGACGCGCTCATCCCCGCGCTGCTCGCGAGCGTCCTCTCATATTCGGTCTTCATTTCCGTCTTCGGCGAGGCCACGCTCTTCGCGCACGCGCCGCGGTATCCGTTTGTCCCGGCGCACCTTCCGCTGTATGCGCTCCTCGCGATCTTCGTCGCGCTTTGCGCCATCGTTTTTCTCAAGGTGATGGCGTTCGTGAAGCGCACGTCCGCGCGCCTGCCGGTCCCGGATTGGGCGCGCCCCGGCGTTGGTGGCCTCGCGCTCGGGCTCGTGGCCGTGCCCTTGCTCTTGTTCCTCAGCGGGCGGCACCTCGTGCCCGAGGGGCAGGGGATTGGCGTGCTCGGCGGTGGTTATGGCGCCGCGCAGGTGGCCATCACGGGCGCGTCGTGGTTGCCCGACGGATGGCAGGCCGTCGAGCTGCTCGTGGCGCTCGCGGCGATCAAAATCGTCGCGGCCTCGCTCACCATCGGCACGGGCGGCAGCGCGGGTGATTTCGCCCCCTCGCTGGCGATCGGCGGGCTCGTCGGGGGCGCGTTCGGCCGCATCGCGGCGCTCTCGATCGGCGACCCGCGTATCGATCCCGGCGCGTTCGCGCTCGTCGGCATGGGCACGTTTTACGGGGGCGTCGCGCACGTGCCGCTCGGCTCGCTCGTCATGGTCTGCGAGCTTGCCGGCAGCTACGACTTGCTCGTCCCGCTCATGCTCGCCGAGGGCATTGCATTCGTGGCGCTGCGCGATCGCTCGCTTTATTCGGCGCAGGTCCCCACGCAGCGCGACTCCCCCGCGCATCCGCCGGGCGTGCTCGACGTGCTCGGCTCCCTCAAGGTCGCCGACGTGATGATCGCCGGCCGGCCTTACGTGCAGTTCGCCCTCGCGACGCCGGTGCCCGAGGTCCTTCGCCTCGCTTCGGACACGGGCTGGCAGGACGTGTTTCCTGTGCTCGACGGGCAGGGGAAAATGGCTGGGGTCATCACGAGCGATGTCGTGCGCCTGCTCGCGACGGAGCGGGACCTCGAACCATTCGCCCTCGCCGCCGACGCCATGCAGCCGCCGGTGACCGTGCGGCCGGACGACGATTTGAGGAAGGCGACCGAGGTGCTGCTCGCGCAAGGCGTGCGGGAAGTGCCCGTCGTCGACGACGCGGGCAGGATCGTGGGTTTTCTCGATGAATCCGAGGTAGGGCGCGCCTATCTCGACGCGACCGCGCGCGAGGAGCGGGCGGCTTGAGCCTGGTTTGACCGGGGATGCGGCGAGGCCCGAGGGGGCCCTCGCTCCGCTCCCCTTTCGTTCCCCGAGCTTTGCGGGGACGCGATTGCTGCGCGTCACGTTCACGCGGCAAACGGCATCGGACTCGCATGTGCGGGGCGGGTGCCTTCCGCGGAGACCGCGGCAGGCATTCAACCGGAAGGAGACGATCATGAAGCGTATGTTCCGGGCCCTGCTCGCCTCGCTCGCGATCGGGCTGATCGCGTCGCCCGCCCTTGCGGTCGACGAGCACGCACAGAAGACGCTCAGCGAGCAATACAAGGACGCCAAGAAGACCGAGGTCGCGTTCGCGAACCTGCCGACCGCGGCGCAGAACGCCATACGAACCTGGGCGGAGGGCGGCGAGATCAAGAAGGTCGAGCAGCTCACGCTGAAGGACGGCCAGATCCACTACAAGGCCGAGATCAAAAAAGGGAAAGAGAAGCTGCAGGTCGCCGTGACAGCGGACGGCAAGACCGTGGCTCGCGGCGAGAAGATCGACTGAGCGGAGCCCCAGCGCCCCGCGAAGCGAGCTCGCGGGACCCGCGGGCTCGCTCTCGCATGTTCGAAGTTGACTCATACGACCAGATGAGTCAACCTGGTCTTGATGGTCGCACGACGTAGCCAAAAGCCCCGCGATCCTGCGCGACGCCAGCGCATCCTCGAAGCGGCGCGACGGCATTTCACCCAGCACGGCTTCAAGGGGACGAACCTCGACGCGGTCGCGGCCGAGGCGGGCTGCGCGAAAGGCGCGCTTTACCTCGAGTTCGCCGACAAGGAGTCGCTCCTGCGCGAGGTCGTCGAGCAGTCGTTCGCGGCGATCGGCGCTCGTTATGCCGAGGAGGTCATGTCGATCGCGTCACCGCTCGAGCGCCTCGTGGCCACGCTGCGTTTCGCGTATCGCCAGCTCCTCGCCGACCCGATGTTCGGCAAGCTGCTCCGCGAGGACCCGGATTTCCGCGCGCTCGGGCTCACCTCCGATTCGCAAAAGGTCGAGGAAGGCAAGGCGCAGCTCGCCATGATCCGCGGCTGGGTCGATGAGGGAATCGCGCGCGGCGAGATTCGCGCCGACATCGATCGCGACGCGGTGCCAATCGTGATCGGGGTCCTGCGCTTCGCGCCGCAGCACCTCGGCATGATAGCCGAGCTCGGCCTCTTTTCGACCGAGCGCGCGCTCGACGCGATCGTCGACGTCTTCCGCGCGGGGCTCGCCGCGCCGAAAAGCCCGCCGCCCGCGAAACGCGCCGGGCCCACACCCCAAAGGAGATCCAAGCGATGACCACCACGCATGCAATCGACGTCGAGGGCTTGACGAAGCGGTTTGGAGAGGTCACGGCCGTCGACGAGATCACGTTCGCGGTCGAGCCCGGCGAGGTCTTCGGGTTCATGGGCCACAACGGCGCGGGCAAAACGACGACGCTGCGCATGCTCCTCGGCTTGACGCCGCTCACGTCCGGCTCAGCGCGCGTGCTCGGCCGCGAGGTCGGGCGCGAGACGATCGAGATTCGCCGCACCGCCGGGTATTTGCCAGCCCATTACACGCTGCCGCCGGACATGACGCCCCGTCAGTTCTTGCATTACGTCGGCGCCATGTTCGGCCTCCCGCGCGGCGTCGTCGC
Protein-coding sequences here:
- a CDS encoding TetR/AcrR family transcriptional regulator — encoded protein: MVARRSQKPRDPARRQRILEAARRHFTQHGFKGTNLDAVAAEAGCAKGALYLEFADKESLLREVVEQSFAAIGARYAEEVMSIASPLERLVATLRFAYRQLLADPMFGKLLREDPDFRALGLTSDSQKVEEGKAQLAMIRGWVDEGIARGEIRADIDRDAVPIVIGVLRFAPQHLGMIAELGLFSTERALDAIVDVFRAGLAAPKSPPPAKRAGPTPQRRSKR
- the bla gene encoding class A beta-lactamase, producing MQRLTLLSAAVLLSACAAPPRALDVTRLERDVAAAEARSGGRLGVAVVEPSSGQRWVHHAGERFPLQSTFKAPLAAAVLARVDAGALSLDKKIEVRRDELSVCWSPLAEAFQGEAQSFSVLDLLTQSVAVSDNTAADVLMHEIGGPESVNALLARSGVTAMHVDRYERDLQLQFHGLAAYEPAMSTCKGMDAAVERLPKDEHVRAFDAYLRDPRDTTTPEAAADFLLKLERGEMLTPASTRVLLDIMHGTKTGPRRLRAGLPPDARLAHKTGSSDDTEGRNGATNDIGIATLPDGRKLVIVALLTDSSAPQETREAALADVARAAVGAMASPR
- a CDS encoding chloride channel protein yields the protein MALVLDSAALQANCCEMDPSPEKPGVSATRTPLPSQRAQGLLSALLVDASPIDLRLVGRTLLHAALVGVGAGVVAVVFFAAIELLDRFFLSGLAGYRALRAAGESFLGEHGMGAFRPWLLMILPALGGLASGLLTRLAPECRGGGGDAMIEAFHRHGGIIRRRVVWVKALASALTLGTGGAGGREGPTMQIGAAFGSFVAGTLKVSARERRLLMIAGVAAGMSAIFRTPLGAALLATEVLYRDDVESDALIPALLASVLSYSVFISVFGEATLFAHAPRYPFVPAHLPLYALLAIFVALCAIVFLKVMAFVKRTSARLPVPDWARPGVGGLALGLVAVPLLLFLSGRHLVPEGQGIGVLGGGYGAAQVAITGASWLPDGWQAVELLVALAAIKIVAASLTIGTGGSAGDFAPSLAIGGLVGGAFGRIAALSIGDPRIDPGAFALVGMGTFYGGVAHVPLGSLVMVCELAGSYDLLVPLMLAEGIAFVALRDRSLYSAQVPTQRDSPAHPPGVLDVLGSLKVADVMIAGRPYVQFALATPVPEVLRLASDTGWQDVFPVLDGQGKMAGVITSDVVRLLATERDLEPFALAADAMQPPVTVRPDDDLRKATEVLLAQGVREVPVVDDAGRIVGFLDESEVGRAYLDATAREERAA